In Lysinibacillus sp. FSL M8-0337, the following proteins share a genomic window:
- a CDS encoding YwbE family protein, protein MNGQNRKNIYPGLEVNIILKKDQRTGVKTRGIVKDILTNSPNHPHGIKVRLTDGQIGRVCDILQK, encoded by the coding sequence ATGAACGGTCAAAATCGAAAAAATATTTATCCGGGCCTAGAGGTCAATATTATTCTTAAAAAAGATCAGCGAACAGGTGTTAAAACGAGAGGTATCGTGAAAGATATTTTAACCAACTCCCCGAACCATCCACATGGTATTAAAGTTCGTTTAACAGATGGTCAAATCGGTAGAGTATGTGACATACTACAAAAGTAA